A stretch of the Elephas maximus indicus isolate mEleMax1 chromosome 3, mEleMax1 primary haplotype, whole genome shotgun sequence genome encodes the following:
- the ANGPTL4 gene encoding angiopoietin-related protein 4 isoform X3 produces MRSAPSAGAALVLCAATAGLLSAQGRPAPSEPPRFASWDEVNVLAHGLLQLGHGLREHVERTRGQLGALERRLGSCGATCGQAAGTKAPSQAPVSPVPGDEAAPETLRSLQMQLKAQNSRIEQLFQKVAQQQRHLEKQHLRIQNLQSQVGLLTTTHLNQEVAKPARRKRLPKMAQHVDPAHNASRLHTRLSAGLPRDCQELFEEGERQSGLFQIQPQGSPPFLVNCEMTSGEFWLGLEKVHRITGGHGGRLAVQLQDWEGNAESLKFPIHLGGEDTAYSLQVTAPVASKLGATAVAPSGLSLPFSTWDQDHDLRRDKNCAKILSGGWWFGTCSHSNLNGQYFHSIPRQRQQRKKGIFWKTWRGRYYPLQATTMLVQPTGATSAS; encoded by the exons ATGCGCAGCGCGCCCTCGGCCGGCGCAGCCCTGGTGCTGTGCGCCGCCACGGCCGGGCTGCTGAGCGCGCAGGGCCGTCCCGCGCCTTCTGAGCCGCCGCGCTTCGCGTCCTGGGACGAGGTGAACGTGCTAGCGCATGGGCTGCTGCAGCTCGGCCACGGGCTGCGCGAGCACGTGGAGCGCACCCGCGGACAGCTGGGCGCGCTCGAGCGGCGCCTGGGCTCGTGCGGAGCCACCTGCGGGCAGGCCGCGGGGACCAAGGCGCCCTCGCAGGCTCCAGTGAGCCCAGTCCCCGGCGACGAGGCCGCGCCCGAGACCCTGCGCAGCCTGCAG ATGCAGCTCAAAGCTCAGAATAGCAGGATCGAGCAACTTTTCCAAAAGGTGGCCCAACAGCAACGGCACTTGGAGAAGCAACACCTGAGGATACAAAATCTGCAGAGCCAG GTGGGCCTCCTGACCACTACACACCTGAACCAAGAGGTGGCCAAGCCTGCCAGGAGGAAGAGGCTACCCAAGATGGCCCAGCATGTGGACCCTGCTCACAATGCCAGCCGCCTGCACA CCCGACTGTCCGCAGGGCTGCCCCGGGACTGCCAGGAGCTGTTTGAAGAGGGTGAGCGGCAGAGTGGACTGTTCCAGATCCAGCCACAGGGGTCCCCGCCGTTCCTGGTCAATTGCGAGATGACCTCAG GAGAGTTCTGGTTGGGCCTGGAGAAGGTGCACCGCATCACAGGGGGCCACGGTGGGCGCCTGGCCGTGCAGCTGCAGGACTGGGAGGGCAATGCTGAGTCTCTGAAGTTCCCCATCCACCTGGGGGGCGAGGACACAGCCTACAGCCTGCAGGTCACAGCGCCTGTGGCCAGCAAACTTGGCGCCACCGCTGTCGCACCCAGTGGCCTTTCCCTGCCGTTCTCCACTTGGGAccaggaccatgacctccgcaGGGACAAGAACTGCGCCAAGATACTCTCTG GCGGCTGGTGGTTCGGCACCTGCAGCCACTCCAACCTCAACGGCCAGTATTTCCACTCTATCCCACGGCAGCGGCAGCAGAGAAAGAAGGGCATCTTCTGGAAGACCTGGCGGGGCCGCTACTACCCACTGCAGGCCACCACCATGCTGGTCCAGCCCACAGGGGCCACCTCGGCCTCCTAG
- the ANGPTL4 gene encoding angiopoietin-related protein 4 isoform X1, translated as MRSAPSAGAALVLCAATAGLLSAQGRPAPSEPPRFASWDEVNVLAHGLLQLGHGLREHVERTRGQLGALERRLGSCGATCGQAAGTKAPSQAPVSPVPGDEAAPETLRSLQMQLKAQNSRIEQLFQKVAQQQRHLEKQHLRIQNLQSQVGLLTTTHLNQEVAKPARRKRLPKMAQHVDPAHNASRLHTRLSAGLPRDCQELFEEGERQSGLFQIQPQGSPPFLVNCEMTSDGGWTVIQRRQDGSVDFDQPWEAYKAGFGDPQGEFWLGLEKVHRITGGHGGRLAVQLQDWEGNAESLKFPIHLGGEDTAYSLQVTAPVASKLGATAVAPSGLSLPFSTWDQDHDLRRDKNCAKILSGGWWFGTCSHSNLNGQYFHSIPRQRQQRKKGIFWKTWRGRYYPLQATTMLVQPTGATSAS; from the exons ATGCGCAGCGCGCCCTCGGCCGGCGCAGCCCTGGTGCTGTGCGCCGCCACGGCCGGGCTGCTGAGCGCGCAGGGCCGTCCCGCGCCTTCTGAGCCGCCGCGCTTCGCGTCCTGGGACGAGGTGAACGTGCTAGCGCATGGGCTGCTGCAGCTCGGCCACGGGCTGCGCGAGCACGTGGAGCGCACCCGCGGACAGCTGGGCGCGCTCGAGCGGCGCCTGGGCTCGTGCGGAGCCACCTGCGGGCAGGCCGCGGGGACCAAGGCGCCCTCGCAGGCTCCAGTGAGCCCAGTCCCCGGCGACGAGGCCGCGCCCGAGACCCTGCGCAGCCTGCAG ATGCAGCTCAAAGCTCAGAATAGCAGGATCGAGCAACTTTTCCAAAAGGTGGCCCAACAGCAACGGCACTTGGAGAAGCAACACCTGAGGATACAAAATCTGCAGAGCCAG GTGGGCCTCCTGACCACTACACACCTGAACCAAGAGGTGGCCAAGCCTGCCAGGAGGAAGAGGCTACCCAAGATGGCCCAGCATGTGGACCCTGCTCACAATGCCAGCCGCCTGCACA CCCGACTGTCCGCAGGGCTGCCCCGGGACTGCCAGGAGCTGTTTGAAGAGGGTGAGCGGCAGAGTGGACTGTTCCAGATCCAGCCACAGGGGTCCCCGCCGTTCCTGGTCAATTGCGAGATGACCTCAG ACGGAGGCTGGACAGTGATCCAGAGGCGCCAGGATGGCTCTGTGGACTTTGATCAGCCCTGGGAAGCCTATAAGGCAGGCTTTGGGGACCCTCAAG GAGAGTTCTGGTTGGGCCTGGAGAAGGTGCACCGCATCACAGGGGGCCACGGTGGGCGCCTGGCCGTGCAGCTGCAGGACTGGGAGGGCAATGCTGAGTCTCTGAAGTTCCCCATCCACCTGGGGGGCGAGGACACAGCCTACAGCCTGCAGGTCACAGCGCCTGTGGCCAGCAAACTTGGCGCCACCGCTGTCGCACCCAGTGGCCTTTCCCTGCCGTTCTCCACTTGGGAccaggaccatgacctccgcaGGGACAAGAACTGCGCCAAGATACTCTCTG GCGGCTGGTGGTTCGGCACCTGCAGCCACTCCAACCTCAACGGCCAGTATTTCCACTCTATCCCACGGCAGCGGCAGCAGAGAAAGAAGGGCATCTTCTGGAAGACCTGGCGGGGCCGCTACTACCCACTGCAGGCCACCACCATGCTGGTCCAGCCCACAGGGGCCACCTCGGCCTCCTAG
- the ANGPTL4 gene encoding angiopoietin-related protein 4 isoform X2, producing the protein MRSAPSAGAALVLCAATAGLLSAQGRPAPSEPPRFASWDEVNVLAHGLLQLGHGLREHVERTRGQLGALERRLGSCGATCGQAAGTKAPSQAPVSPVPGDEAAPETLRSLQMQLKAQNSRIEQLFQKVAQQQRHLEKQHLRIQNLQSQVGLLTTTHLNQEVAKPARRKRLPKMAQHVDPAHNASRLHRLPRDCQELFEEGERQSGLFQIQPQGSPPFLVNCEMTSDGGWTVIQRRQDGSVDFDQPWEAYKAGFGDPQGEFWLGLEKVHRITGGHGGRLAVQLQDWEGNAESLKFPIHLGGEDTAYSLQVTAPVASKLGATAVAPSGLSLPFSTWDQDHDLRRDKNCAKILSGGWWFGTCSHSNLNGQYFHSIPRQRQQRKKGIFWKTWRGRYYPLQATTMLVQPTGATSAS; encoded by the exons ATGCGCAGCGCGCCCTCGGCCGGCGCAGCCCTGGTGCTGTGCGCCGCCACGGCCGGGCTGCTGAGCGCGCAGGGCCGTCCCGCGCCTTCTGAGCCGCCGCGCTTCGCGTCCTGGGACGAGGTGAACGTGCTAGCGCATGGGCTGCTGCAGCTCGGCCACGGGCTGCGCGAGCACGTGGAGCGCACCCGCGGACAGCTGGGCGCGCTCGAGCGGCGCCTGGGCTCGTGCGGAGCCACCTGCGGGCAGGCCGCGGGGACCAAGGCGCCCTCGCAGGCTCCAGTGAGCCCAGTCCCCGGCGACGAGGCCGCGCCCGAGACCCTGCGCAGCCTGCAG ATGCAGCTCAAAGCTCAGAATAGCAGGATCGAGCAACTTTTCCAAAAGGTGGCCCAACAGCAACGGCACTTGGAGAAGCAACACCTGAGGATACAAAATCTGCAGAGCCAG GTGGGCCTCCTGACCACTACACACCTGAACCAAGAGGTGGCCAAGCCTGCCAGGAGGAAGAGGCTACCCAAGATGGCCCAGCATGTGGACCCTGCTCACAATGCCAGCCGCCTGCACA GGCTGCCCCGGGACTGCCAGGAGCTGTTTGAAGAGGGTGAGCGGCAGAGTGGACTGTTCCAGATCCAGCCACAGGGGTCCCCGCCGTTCCTGGTCAATTGCGAGATGACCTCAG ACGGAGGCTGGACAGTGATCCAGAGGCGCCAGGATGGCTCTGTGGACTTTGATCAGCCCTGGGAAGCCTATAAGGCAGGCTTTGGGGACCCTCAAG GAGAGTTCTGGTTGGGCCTGGAGAAGGTGCACCGCATCACAGGGGGCCACGGTGGGCGCCTGGCCGTGCAGCTGCAGGACTGGGAGGGCAATGCTGAGTCTCTGAAGTTCCCCATCCACCTGGGGGGCGAGGACACAGCCTACAGCCTGCAGGTCACAGCGCCTGTGGCCAGCAAACTTGGCGCCACCGCTGTCGCACCCAGTGGCCTTTCCCTGCCGTTCTCCACTTGGGAccaggaccatgacctccgcaGGGACAAGAACTGCGCCAAGATACTCTCTG GCGGCTGGTGGTTCGGCACCTGCAGCCACTCCAACCTCAACGGCCAGTATTTCCACTCTATCCCACGGCAGCGGCAGCAGAGAAAGAAGGGCATCTTCTGGAAGACCTGGCGGGGCCGCTACTACCCACTGCAGGCCACCACCATGCTGGTCCAGCCCACAGGGGCCACCTCGGCCTCCTAG